From a single Intestinibaculum porci genomic region:
- a CDS encoding transposase, whose translation MSSSGRTLLSGNNVLTRIRVKTDRGSEFTDAEHLEHRPDGSFRCPVFYCDPMRSNQKGSLENKHHEVRYIFPKSEKDLRKLGLIDQDSLRIAVNNINSYVLKDKHGKTPYEIVQFAAPDLYEALKQHGYHQLDKNQINLTKHCLLDYKKKHQK comes from the coding sequence ATGTCAAGCAGTGGGAGGACCCTTTTATCGGGTAATAATGTCTTAACCCGAATCCGGGTTAAGACAGACAGAGGCTCTGAGTTTACAGACGCTGAGCATCTTGAGCATAGACCTGATGGTTCATTTAGATGCCCGGTCTTCTACTGTGATCCTATGCGTTCCAACCAGAAAGGATCACTGGAAAATAAGCATCATGAAGTCAGATATATATTTCCAAAATCAGAGAAAGATTTAAGAAAATTAGGACTGATCGATCAGGATTCGTTAAGAATAGCTGTTAATAACATCAACTCTTATGTGCTTAAGGATAAACACGGTAAAACACCATATGAAATCGTGCAGTTCGCCGCTCCAGATCTCTATGAGGCACTCAAGCAACATGGCTATCATCAGCTGGACAAAAACCAGATCAATTTGACTAAGCATTGTTTGCTTGACTATAAGAAAAAACATCAAAAATAA
- a CDS encoding transcription repressor NadR gives MDRRQQVFNLIAQSSQPLSAAKIAKSLHVSRQIIVGDVALLRAAGHAIIATPRGYMIENSQGIIHTIAVCHQPSQMEEELNLIVDYGGCVNDVIVDHPLYGEIKGNLQLRSRHDVQMFMQKVKDNQASPLSSLTNGVHLHTITVASEDVYNLIVQALKEHGFLYLE, from the coding sequence ATGGATCGACGCCAACAAGTTTTCAATCTCATCGCTCAAAGCAGTCAGCCTTTATCGGCCGCAAAAATCGCCAAAAGCTTACATGTTTCACGTCAGATTATTGTCGGTGATGTCGCACTTTTACGCGCTGCTGGCCATGCCATCATCGCCACGCCGCGCGGCTATATGATCGAAAACAGCCAGGGTATTATACACACCATTGCCGTTTGTCATCAGCCTAGCCAAATGGAAGAAGAGCTCAATCTGATTGTCGATTATGGCGGCTGTGTCAATGACGTGATTGTGGACCATCCCCTTTATGGCGAAATCAAAGGGAATCTGCAGCTGCGTTCCCGTCATGATGTGCAGATGTTTATGCAGAAAGTCAAAGACAATCAGGCTAGCCCTCTTTCTTCACTAACCAACGGTGTTCACTTACATACGATCACCGTCGCTAGCGAAGATGTCTATAACCTTATTGTTCAGGCTTTAAAAGAGCATGGCTTTCTCTACCTTGAATGA
- the rnmV gene encoding ribonuclease M5, giving the protein MKRIKEVVVVEGKTDTATLKQLFDVDTIETHGSAINKKTIDLIKTTAQNRGVIILTDPDGPGKRIRDKIVQAVPNAKHAFVAQKDARGKKKLGIAEARHDAIIEAIENAVTFEESEPSLSWSEFIDLDIMGNKAKRLYIYQYFHLGYGNVKTLFKRLNMVGITKAQIEEALAKRQ; this is encoded by the coding sequence ATGAAAAGAATTAAAGAAGTTGTGGTCGTTGAAGGCAAGACCGATACGGCCACGTTAAAACAGTTATTTGATGTCGATACGATTGAAACCCATGGCAGTGCGATTAATAAAAAAACGATTGATCTGATTAAAACAACCGCGCAAAACCGTGGCGTTATTATTCTGACGGATCCAGATGGACCGGGCAAACGCATCCGCGATAAAATCGTTCAGGCGGTGCCTAATGCGAAGCATGCTTTCGTTGCCCAGAAGGATGCCCGCGGGAAAAAGAAACTCGGGATCGCCGAAGCCCGTCATGATGCGATTATTGAAGCAATCGAAAATGCGGTAACCTTTGAAGAAAGTGAACCATCACTTTCCTGGAGTGAATTTATTGATTTAGATATTATGGGCAATAAAGCCAAACGTCTCTATATTTATCAGTATTTCCATTTAGGTTATGGCAATGTGAAGACGCTCTTTAAACGTCTTAATATGGTCGGCATTACCAAAGCGCAAATAGAAGAAGCACTCGCTAAACGTCAATAA
- the tnpC gene encoding IS66 family transposase: protein MSYADLIAVALKYYEECCGLRAELDELKNTFSYTADELKKVKAECEDLVIRVNTLNHENTRLQNQTDELKKNRFGRKSEKMNGKIHDDEFSDPLSEEMNESDCDGKKQNNNDSQKSRKIKRPACRQLNRKKKTRQIPEITIIDFDRERIDKEYGYGKWTLKGWNISEEFMFIPGNLYRVYVKRPVIRVYDDDDTNDLREVALPVNKLMLRSKVTPSLLAFIMSFKFVLGVPLARLSRVLSYQGINLSKEIMSDWVIKCTDRYLKPVYSEIMRQMACRTYTQIDETYLEVINDGRNAGSKSYIWCHITGEFEEERPLAVFCFELTRSADHLLEFYADLNDGTIHLTSDAYSAYYKLASEKKDHVILGGCFMHLRRRLYKAYEVKFKAVKDKELLEESPEKKCLDMIGDLYSADDDAKELTAKERAKVRDEIERPLVDAYFDYIKSLDISSGTFSEEMEDAVSYSLNHEDAFRVFLDDPMVPIDNGECERKIRNIAMVRNNSLFCYSIGGAETLCIIMTLIETAKSNGCDPHTYLEYLFESSLAHASVDISEYIDEMMPWSSEYQKFEEERFSRPLGKIPDFCTEEPEMPVKADVDTARAERRHAMMTENINSTTSRPAA, encoded by the coding sequence ATGAGTTATGCGGACCTGATTGCGGTTGCTTTAAAATATTATGAAGAGTGCTGCGGATTACGTGCCGAACTGGATGAATTAAAAAACACATTCAGCTACACAGCCGATGAGCTTAAGAAGGTTAAAGCCGAATGCGAAGATCTAGTTATAAGAGTTAACACTCTTAATCATGAGAATACCAGACTTCAGAATCAGACGGATGAGCTCAAAAAGAATCGCTTTGGAAGAAAGTCTGAAAAGATGAATGGCAAAATCCACGATGATGAGTTTAGCGACCCTCTTTCGGAAGAAATGAATGAAAGCGACTGTGATGGTAAAAAACAGAATAATAATGACAGCCAAAAATCCAGGAAAATAAAAAGACCTGCCTGCAGGCAGCTAAACAGGAAAAAGAAGACCAGACAGATACCAGAAATAACGATTATTGACTTTGACAGGGAGCGTATCGATAAAGAATACGGCTACGGCAAATGGACATTAAAAGGCTGGAACATATCCGAAGAATTTATGTTTATTCCAGGAAATCTCTACAGGGTATATGTCAAACGCCCAGTGATCAGAGTCTATGACGATGATGATACTAATGATTTACGCGAAGTGGCACTGCCGGTTAATAAGCTGATGTTAAGGAGCAAGGTTACGCCTTCACTGCTGGCTTTTATCATGTCTTTCAAATTTGTGCTGGGAGTTCCCCTGGCAAGGCTGTCAAGGGTTCTGTCATATCAGGGAATCAACCTGTCAAAAGAGATAATGTCAGACTGGGTCATTAAATGCACTGACAGATATCTAAAGCCAGTCTATAGCGAGATAATGAGACAAATGGCCTGCCGGACATACACCCAGATTGATGAAACCTATCTGGAAGTCATCAATGACGGAAGAAATGCGGGAAGCAAAAGCTACATATGGTGTCATATCACTGGCGAATTTGAAGAAGAGCGGCCGCTGGCAGTCTTCTGCTTCGAGCTGACAAGATCAGCGGATCACCTTCTTGAGTTCTATGCGGATCTTAACGACGGCACAATCCATCTGACATCTGATGCCTACAGCGCCTATTATAAGCTGGCTTCGGAGAAAAAGGATCATGTAATACTCGGCGGGTGCTTTATGCATCTGAGACGCAGACTGTACAAGGCATATGAAGTGAAATTTAAAGCGGTAAAGGATAAAGAGCTTCTTGAGGAAAGCCCCGAAAAAAAGTGTCTCGATATGATCGGTGATCTTTACAGCGCTGATGATGATGCCAAAGAACTTACCGCCAAGGAAAGAGCTAAAGTCCGAGACGAAATCGAAAGACCGCTTGTCGATGCATACTTTGATTATATCAAGTCCCTTGATATCAGCAGCGGCACTTTTAGTGAGGAAATGGAGGATGCGGTGAGCTACAGCCTCAATCATGAGGATGCATTCAGAGTGTTTCTTGATGATCCAATGGTTCCAATCGATAACGGTGAATGCGAACGCAAGATTCGTAATATAGCCATGGTCAGAAACAATAGTCTGTTCTGCTATTCCATCGGCGGCGCTGAAACGCTCTGCATCATTATGACGCTTATTGAAACTGCCAAGTCAAACGGCTGCGATCCGCATACGTATCTGGAATATCTTTTCGAAAGCTCACTTGCCCATGCCAGCGTCGATATTAGCGAATATATCGATGAGATGATGCCCTGGTCAAGCGAATACCAAAAATTCGAGGAAGAGAGGTTCAGCAGACCGTTAGGGAAAATACCAGACTTCTGCACTGAAGAGCCTGAAATGCCAGTTAAAGCTGATGTGGATACTGCAAGAGCTGAAAGACGACACGCAATGATGACAGAAAATATAAATAGCACAACATCCAGGCCAGCGGCTTAA
- a CDS encoding DUF554 domain-containing protein, which yields MPGLGTLINVGAIIAGGLIGLIFGSFLKQRIQETLMQACALGTLFLGIGGALSKMLVISNGSLTTKDSMMMILSLVIGGLIGELLNIEALFGRLGDFLKEKSGNAKDPDFTSAFVNASLVVCIGAMAIVGSIQDGIAHNPDTLIAKSVLDFTIIIVMTATMGKGCLFAFVSVGLLQGSITLLASLLAPLMTTAALNNISFVGSILIFCVGINLLSDRHIRVANFLPSLIVAIIFSLF from the coding sequence ATGCCCGGACTCGGAACTTTGATTAACGTCGGCGCCATTATCGCCGGCGGACTCATCGGACTCATTTTCGGTTCCTTTTTAAAACAGCGTATTCAGGAAACATTGATGCAAGCCTGCGCCCTCGGTACCCTCTTTTTAGGCATCGGCGGGGCTTTGTCAAAGATGTTAGTGATCAGCAACGGCTCCTTAACAACCAAGGACTCGATGATGATGATTTTATCCTTAGTGATTGGCGGCCTCATTGGTGAACTGCTTAATATTGAAGCGCTTTTTGGACGCCTAGGCGACTTTCTCAAAGAAAAGAGCGGTAACGCCAAGGATCCCGATTTTACCTCTGCCTTTGTCAATGCATCCTTAGTCGTCTGTATTGGCGCGATGGCAATCGTTGGATCGATCCAGGATGGGATTGCCCATAATCCCGATACCCTGATTGCGAAATCAGTCTTAGACTTTACCATTATTATTGTTATGACGGCCACAATGGGCAAAGGCTGTTTATTCGCCTTTGTGTCAGTTGGGTTACTGCAAGGCAGTATTACCCTATTAGCGAGCTTACTCGCGCCGTTAATGACAACGGCCGCCTTAAACAATATCTCATTCGTCGGTTCGATTCTGATCTTTTGTGTCGGTATCAATTTGCTTTCGGATCGTCATATCCGCGTTGCTAATTTTCTGCCCTCATTAATCGTCGCCATTATCTTTTCATTATTTTAG
- the tnpB gene encoding IS66 family insertion sequence element accessory protein TnpB (TnpB, as the term is used for proteins encoded by IS66 family insertion elements, is considered an accessory protein, since TnpC, encoded by a neighboring gene, is a DDE family transposase.), translating into MLRELTGIKRIVIRTGKTDLRRGITGLASVIAAEYHMNPMEKGTIYLFCGGRRDRIKGLLYEEGGWVLIYVRLSKGSAFQWPRDDQEARDITREQYERLLDGFTLDGTINKR; encoded by the coding sequence GCATCAAAAGAATTGTAATAAGAACCGGAAAGACTGATCTGCGCAGAGGCATTACCGGTCTGGCTTCAGTTATAGCCGCTGAATATCATATGAATCCGATGGAAAAAGGAACCATTTATCTTTTCTGCGGTGGCAGAAGAGATCGTATCAAGGGGCTTCTTTACGAAGAAGGCGGATGGGTTCTTATCTATGTCCGACTTTCAAAAGGAAGTGCCTTTCAGTGGCCTAGAGATGATCAGGAAGCTCGTGATATAACGCGTGAACAGTACGAAAGACTGTTGGACGGATTTACTTTGGATGGTACAATAAATAAGCGCTGA
- a CDS encoding helix-turn-helix domain-containing protein translates to MVIVMGKSNSETCGYQKHMNLKVRVTIEDGTKNGLNKAQIAKVINKDPTTVAKEIKNHRIISGSPCKAPHECANYKKCKHGRSCVSVRLNIHNYKIMII, encoded by the coding sequence ATGGTGATAGTAATGGGAAAAAGTAACAGCGAGACCTGCGGCTATCAGAAGCACATGAACCTTAAGGTTCGTGTGACGATCGAGGACGGTACCAAGAATGGCCTTAACAAGGCTCAGATTGCCAAGGTCATTAATAAGGACCCGACAACCGTCGCCAAGGAGATCAAGAATCATAGAATCATTTCGGGATCCCCCTGCAAGGCTCCTCATGAATGCGCCAACTACAAGAAATGCAAGCACGGCAGATCATGCGTAAGCGTTAGATTAAATATCCATAATTACAAAATTATGATAATTTAA